The Candidatus Eisenbacteria bacterium genome includes a window with the following:
- the crcB gene encoding fluoride efflux transporter CrcB, with protein sequence MREFMLVGCGGFAGAVARWALASRVQQMVGESALPVGTLLVNVLGCLAIGLAIELGERTFPGNHFRLLGVIGFLGGFTTFSAFSHETMDLFLRGKGFSAVTYLVASVALCGIGVLFGRKLFHWLIG encoded by the coding sequence GTGCGGGAGTTCATGCTCGTGGGGTGTGGTGGGTTCGCGGGCGCCGTCGCGCGCTGGGCGCTCGCGTCGCGGGTGCAGCAAATGGTGGGCGAGTCCGCCCTCCCCGTCGGCACCCTCCTCGTGAACGTGCTCGGATGCCTCGCCATCGGGCTCGCCATCGAACTCGGCGAGCGCACCTTTCCCGGTAATCACTTCCGTCTTCTCGGCGTGATCGGTTTCCTCGGCGGCTTCACCACCTTTTCCGCCTTTTCCCACGAGACGATGGACCTTTTTCTGCGCGGAAAGGGCTTTTCCGCCGTGACCTACCTCGTCGCGAGCGTCGCGCTCTGCGGGATCGGCGTCCTCTTCGGGCGAAAATTGTTTCACTGGCTGATCGGTTGA
- a CDS encoding class I SAM-dependent methyltransferase — protein sequence MGGGYYEQRLSAERLRRCYAVAPPPARAYLKAEIEHILSRLGAADAVLELGCGYGRILAFLAPRVRVLWGIDRSVASLALAREAAAPFVNIRLAAMDAARLAFRYRSFDAVICAQNGISAFGVDPVRLIGEALQAARPGGKILVSSYADRFWEDRLDWFEAQAREGLLGPIDRRRTGDGVIVCEDGFRAGIARPADFERWTAELGVTGRITEVAGSSLFCEIVAPDEGRGGEANG from the coding sequence TTGGGCGGCGGATACTACGAGCAACGACTCTCCGCCGAACGGCTCCGGCGTTGTTACGCCGTCGCCCCGCCGCCGGCGCGCGCCTATCTGAAAGCCGAGATCGAACACATCCTCTCCCGGTTGGGCGCCGCGGACGCGGTGCTCGAACTCGGTTGCGGATACGGGAGGATCCTCGCGTTCCTCGCGCCTCGGGTGCGCGTTCTCTGGGGGATCGACAGGAGCGTGGCGAGCCTCGCCCTGGCGCGCGAGGCGGCGGCCCCCTTCGTCAACATTCGACTCGCGGCGATGGACGCCGCCCGTCTCGCCTTCCGGTACCGCTCCTTCGACGCCGTGATCTGCGCGCAGAACGGAATATCCGCTTTCGGCGTCGACCCGGTCCGTCTGATCGGCGAGGCGCTCCAGGCCGCGCGCCCCGGCGGTAAGATCCTCGTCTCGAGCTATGCGGATCGTTTTTGGGAGGATCGTCTCGACTGGTTCGAGGCGCAGGCGAGGGAGGGACTTCTCGGGCCGATCGATCGCCGGCGGACCGGCGACGGTGTAATCGTTTGCGAGGACGGTTTTCGCGCCGGCATCGCCCGCCCCGCCGACTTCGAGAGATGGACGGCCGAGTTGGGCGTCACGGGACGGATCACCGAGGTGGCCGGTTCCAGTCTTTTTTGCGAGATCGTCGCGCCGGACGAGGGGCGCGGGGGGGAGGCGAACGGATGA
- a CDS encoding peroxiredoxin, producing the protein MADKPAAGCARPTGGPVGEPAKKPKADAPQPEGGTGQMILVGRKAPDFTAPAYHKGAFINVQLSEHLGKWVVLCFYPGDFTFVUATEVSAVADKYAEFQKLGVEVLSMSVDSMFVHKMWNDQELSKMVKGGVPFPMLSDGGGKVGSVYGVYDEDAGVETRGRFLIDPDGVVQGYEVLTPPVGRNVSETLRQIQAFQHVRKTKGAEAMPSGWKPGKMTLKPGPDLVGKVWEVWKTDMAWD; encoded by the coding sequence ATGGCGGACAAACCGGCGGCCGGCTGCGCGCGCCCGACGGGCGGGCCGGTCGGCGAACCGGCGAAGAAACCGAAAGCGGACGCACCCCAACCGGAAGGAGGGACGGGACAGATGATTCTCGTAGGGAGAAAAGCTCCCGACTTCACGGCCCCGGCGTATCACAAAGGGGCCTTTATCAACGTCCAGCTCTCGGAGCATCTGGGCAAGTGGGTGGTCCTCTGCTTCTACCCCGGTGACTTCACATTCGTCTGAGCTACCGAAGTGTCGGCGGTCGCCGACAAGTACGCGGAATTCCAGAAACTGGGCGTCGAAGTTCTGTCGATGAGCGTGGACAGCATGTTCGTGCATAAAATGTGGAACGACCAAGAACTCTCCAAGATGGTGAAGGGGGGCGTTCCCTTCCCGATGCTCTCCGACGGCGGCGGCAAGGTGGGGAGTGTGTACGGCGTGTACGACGAGGACGCGGGCGTGGAAACGCGTGGCCGGTTCCTCATCGACCCGGACGGCGTCGTCCAGGGCTACGAGGTGCTCACGCCGCCGGTGGGCCGGAACGTTTCGGAGACGCTCCGGCAGATCCAGGCGTTCCAGCACGTGCGTAAGACGAAAGGGGCCGAGGCGATGCCCTCCGGTTGGAAGCCGGGGAAGATGACGCTTAAGCCCGGCCCGGATCTGGTCGGTAAGGTCTGGGAGGTATGGAAGACCGACATGGCCTGGGATTGA
- a CDS encoding YkgJ family cysteine cluster protein has product MSGIDAAAMEELEEFYRDLEKRLDPLRALHQERLRCGAGCADCCVDGITVFGIEADRIRRRRAGILDGEEPAPVGVCAFLDGGGRCRIYEDRPYVCRTQGLPLRWIERRPDGMVAEMRDICPRNEEGPPVEALDAGACWTLGPFEGRLAGLQAAVDGGEGSRVPLRSLFRRGAALPPEGGKKT; this is encoded by the coding sequence ATGAGCGGGATCGACGCCGCCGCCATGGAGGAGCTGGAGGAGTTCTACCGGGATCTCGAGAAGAGGCTCGATCCTCTCCGCGCGCTTCACCAGGAAAGGCTGCGCTGCGGCGCCGGCTGCGCCGACTGCTGCGTGGACGGGATCACCGTCTTCGGCATCGAGGCGGACAGGATCCGCCGCCGCCGCGCCGGCATCCTCGACGGGGAAGAGCCCGCCCCCGTGGGCGTCTGCGCCTTTCTCGACGGAGGAGGGCGGTGCCGCATCTACGAGGACCGGCCCTACGTCTGTCGCACGCAGGGGCTCCCGCTCCGCTGGATCGAGCGCCGGCCGGACGGGATGGTGGCGGAGATGCGGGACATCTGCCCGCGGAACGAGGAAGGCCCGCCCGTGGAGGCCCTCGACGCCGGTGCGTGCTGGACCCTCGGCCCCTTCGAGGGGAGGCTCGCCGGATTGCAGGCGGCGGTCGACGGCGGGGAGGGATCGCGCGTCCCCCTCCGTTCTCTCTTCCGGCGCGGCGCGGCTCTTCCGCCGGAGGGTGGGAAGAAAACGTGA